The Chitinophaga sp. Cy-1792 genome contains the following window.
CTCAATCATGGAGGGATAAAAATAGCAGATGCAGCGTTCGACAATCCTATATGCTTATCAGAATTCCTGGATGAAATAAGTAAGGATTTAACAGCGGATATTCTGGATGAGAAGTTCTTTGAGCGAAGGATTAAAATGGATTTGAATCGTTATTATCAGGATTTCTGCGTTAATTATGATGCAGGGTTGGTGACTAATGAAATACAAGTGAAAATGGATAACTACCTATACCTGTTGAACTCTTATCAAGGTGCTGATTTTAAATCCTTTATACAGAGTATAAGGCCGCATAAATCGATATCTTATGACAGTCTGGAAGGCTATACGGACTGCCTGAGCGATGATGAGATAAAAGACGCATTTTTGGAGATATTAATGATCATAAAGGAGTCAAATAATAATAGAAGAATTGGCTGGACTTGTGCTGGGAACAAACACTACTACCCAACTTCCATCAACTATTCGAATTCGCCTGGCTACAAAAAAAAGGCAAGTGAACGCATTTTAAAAACAATATTGAATAAGGATATAGACCTACCATTTAATTCTGACTATCTAATCACTAGTGAATGTAATGTAGATGACTTGGAAGCCTGCGCAAATCATATTGGATGTCTTAATGCCGATAGCTTGTCAGGAGATGCTCAAAGGAGGAATAAAATAACACAATGGAAAAAGGTTAGTCTCATTGATCTTGAAACGGCAAAAAATATATTAAATAATGATTGAGCTGATTAGTGAGATATTCCAGGCAGCTGGGTTTGAAGACAGAGGGGGCGTAGATTTTAAAGTTTACGCGGTAAAAGACCGTGTTAATTATTGGGTAGTTATTCAATGTGATAATATTGGTAAAATTATCGATGAGCAGATAGATATATTCATAAAGGCGAGTGAAATAGTTCAAGCGCCTACATTTGATAAGAATGCAAATCTGTTGATATTATGCAGATACCAGTCAATTGCGGATATAATACCCGGTAGTTTGTTACAGGTTGAAGAGGATCCTTATAATTTTAAAAAGACCATTCTTTACTATACGGAAGGTGAATTGAACAATCTGCGCAATAAGATCGGAGACTTACCTGTACTAGACACTATCGAGACCCTGATATTGACGGAGGCTGTATTTGAAAAGCATAAAAATGAGTTTGATAGCAATGATTTCGAGTCGTTGGTCTATCGGATGGCTATCAAAATACCGTTTATCAGGATGAAGATAGGGCAGATAAATAGTCTCGAATCCTTGGAATCGATCAATAAACAGGCACTTGATGATAATCCACTGAATGATTTGTTAGAAAAAGATTTATTATCCATCAGTGATAGTGAATTTCTTGCAATGACAGAGGCTGATATCCTTAATAAGCTTAGAACTACAAATACGGATGAAAATAGATAAAATAAGAATCCAGAACTTTAAGGTTTTTCAAGATATTACGTTAGACATGAACGCTTCAGATATTGTTGTTTTTGATGGCCCCAATGGTTTTGGTAAAACAACAATTTATGATGCGATTGAACTGGTATTTACGGGGAAAATAAGGAGATATCTGGATCTAAAGAATTTAGTAGTAGATGGAAGAGAGGTCGATTTGGCACATCCATTCCTACATGAAAATAGAGTGGGAGAAGATATTGTTATAACCATTGAATTTACAAAAAATGAAAAGAGATATGTCCTGGGGCGGTTGGCTAAAACAGAGCGCATTAGGGGGATAGATTTTTCTGTATATAAGTTGTTTGAAAAAGATCATTTTTTAGCGGAAGCAGGAACGCTTATTGAAGATGAAGGATTGTTCCTGAAGGACTTATTGGGAAATGACTATAGCTCAAATTTTCAGTTTCTGAATTATGTGGAACAGGAAGAAAGTAACTTTCTGTTGAAACATCCTGACAAGGCCAGAAAGAATCATATTGATCATTTGTTTGATTTAACAGCGTTTGAAGCTAAAATCGAAAGAATTGGACAATTAAAAAAGAG
Protein-coding sequences here:
- a CDS encoding ABC-three component system middle component 1 encodes the protein MIELISEIFQAAGFEDRGGVDFKVYAVKDRVNYWVVIQCDNIGKIIDEQIDIFIKASEIVQAPTFDKNANLLILCRYQSIADIIPGSLLQVEEDPYNFKKTILYYTEGELNNLRNKIGDLPVLDTIETLILTEAVFEKHKNEFDSNDFESLVYRMAIKIPFIRMKIGQINSLESLESINKQALDDNPLNDLLEKDLLSISDSEFLAMTEADILNKLRTTNTDENR
- a CDS encoding ABC-three component system protein, which produces MNTQNLPHTAAATWSGFIYQGKVALYHVMKLIAEKTKAELDALHLQIDSLEDFAIVNVQRGNTIPVTIHQVKAVNSHLYSTYEDAFEQLEQKKRTYGMTGDTAYFHLCVENDYTPDAIEHLHPTLKIYCYKSDGFCPLTEIDNKIRSMLVEALQKHNIPGSHNDNNVRILSELAEKKIVDRVIYIHSLNHGGIKIADAAFDNPICLSEFLDEISKDLTADILDEKFFERRIKMDLNRYYQDFCVNYDAGLVTNEIQVKMDNYLYLLNSYQGADFKSFIQSIRPHKSISYDSLEGYTDCLSDDEIKDAFLEILMIIKESNNNRRIGWTCAGNKHYYPTSINYSNSPGYKKKASERILKTILNKDIDLPFNSDYLITSECNVDDLEACANHIGCLNADSLSGDAQRRNKITQWKKVSLIDLETAKNILNND